One segment of Solanum stenotomum isolate F172 chromosome 1, ASM1918654v1, whole genome shotgun sequence DNA contains the following:
- the LOC125865664 gene encoding uncharacterized protein LOC125865664, giving the protein MTTAPVSHSNPKGKEEEEEEEEEKEKEEQEQEQEKEKEKEKEKEKEQEKENEKVKKKAKEKEKKKEKKVKVVSCDVKQQYPFEGFNSDGEGPTELMSSFSQWINEGLYKHHAKKRDKDDHYLANCSDLEFKQLDFVFAFPKKKDWFYVMSQPNKCWTDEVNSCPLLSFD; this is encoded by the exons atgactACTGCTCCAGTATCACACTCAAACCCAAAAGgcaaggaggaggaggaggaggaggaggaggagaaggagaaggaggagcaGGAGCAGGAgcaggagaaggagaaggagaaggagaaggagaaggagaaggagcaaGAGAAGGAGAAtgagaaagtgaaaaagaaagcgaaagagaaagagaaaaagaaagagaagaaagtcAAAGTCGTCAGTTGTGATGTGAAGCAACAATATCCATTTGAAGGTTTTAACAGTGACGGCGAGGGCCCAACTGAACTAATGTCATCCTTCTCGCAATGGATAAACGAGGGTCTTTACAAGCATCATGCAAAAAA AAGAGACAAGGACGATCACTACTTAGCCAATTGCTCGGATCTTGAGTTCAAACAActtgattttgtatttgcatTTCCAAAGAAGAAGGACTGGTTCTACGTAATGTCTCAACCCAATAAGTGTTGGACTGATGAGGTAAATTCATGCCcacttttatcttttgattaa